The Erythrobacter sp. genome segment TGTCGAGAGCCTTTCCGCCTATGCGCGGCAATTCCTCGAAATGATGCAGAAGCCCGATGTCGAGCATATCGACGGGCTGAGCCCCGCGATCTCGATCGAGCAGAAGACTACCAGCCGCAATCCGCGCTCCACCGTGGCCACCGTCACCGAGATCTACGATTACATGCGGCTGCTGTGGGCGCGCGTCGGCGTGCCCTATTCGCCCACCACCGGATTGCCGATCGAGGCGCAGACCGTCTCCAACATGGTCGACCGGGTGATGGCGCTGCCCGAAGGGACGCGGCTGTTCCTGCTCGCCCCGGCGGTGCGCGGGCGCAAGGGGGAGTACCGGCGCGAACTGGCCGAGTGGCAGAAGGCGGGCTACACCCGCGTGCGGATCGACGGCGAGATGTATGGCATCGAAGACGCGCCCGCGCTCGACAAGAAGTTCAAGCACGATATCGAGGTGGTGGTCGATCGGCTGGCGGTAAAGCCGGGGCTGGAAACGCGGCTGGCCGAGAGTTTCGAACAGGCGCTGAAGCTGGCCGAGGGGCTGGCTTATGTGGATCTGGCGGATGGGGTGGTAGCTCCCCTCCCGCTGGCGGGAGGGGCTGGGGGTGGGCCTGTCGAGGGCAGCACTTCGGACACGCCCACCCCTGACCCCTCCCGCAAGCGGGAGGGGGGACTAAAAGGCGCCGGCATCCCCGCCAACCGCATCGTCTTCTCCGAAAAGTTCGCCTGCCCCGTCAGCGGCTTCACCATCGAGGAAATCGAACCCCGGCTGTTCTCGTTCAACGCGCCACAGGGGGCCTGTCCAACCTGCGACGGGCTGGGCGAGAAGATGCTGTTCGATCCGCAACTCGTCGTTCCCAACGAGGAGCTGACGCTGAAGAAAGGCGCGGTGGTGCCCTGGGCGAAAAGCAATCCGCCCTCGCCGTACTACATGCAGGTGCTGGGATCGCTGGCGAAGGCCTATGGCTTCGATCTCGACACCCCGTGGAACGCGCTCAGCGAGGAGAACCGCAGCGTCATCCTCTACGGCACCAGGGGCAAGCGGGTGCCGCTCACCTTCAGGGACGGGCGCAAGGAATATACCGTCGAAAAGCCGTTCGAAGGGGTGATCGGCAATCTCAACCGCCGCCTGGTGCAGACCGAAAGCGCGTGGATGCAGGAGGAGCTGAGCCGTTACCAGACCGCGCAGCCGTGCGAGACCTGCGACGGTGCGCGGCTGAACGAGAAGGCGCGGGCGGTGAAGCTGCCGGGCGGTGTCGACATCAGCCAGCCGGTGCGCTTCTCGGTGTCCGACGCGCTCGCCTGGTTCACCGCGTTGCCCGACAGCCTGACCGACACCCAGAACCAGATCGCCCGCGCCATCCTCAAGGAAATCGTTGAGCGGCTGGGGTTCCTCAACAATGTCGGGCTCGATTACCTCAATCTCGATCGCACCAGCGGCACCCTCTCCGGCGGGGAGAGCCAGCGCATCCGCCTCGCCAGCCAGATCGGCTCCGGCCTCAGCGGCGTGCTCTACGTGCTCGACGAGCCGAGCATCGGCCTGCACCAGCGCGATAACGACCGGCTGCTGGAAACGCTCAAGCGCCTGCGCGATCTCGGCAACACCGTAATCGTGGTCGAGCATGACGAGGACGCGATCCGCGCCGCCGATCATATCGTCGATCTCGGCCCCGGCGCAGGGGTGCACGGCGGCGAGGTGGTGGCCGAGGGGACGCTCAAGCAGATCCTCAAGGCCAAACGCAGCCTCACCGCCGATTACCTCACCGGCCGCCGCGAAATCGCCGTCCCGGCCAAGCGCCGCAAGGGCAACGGCAAGAAGCTGACCGTCCACGGCGCGCGGGCGAACAACCTGCGCAACGTCACCGCCTCCATCCCGCTCGGCACCTTCACCTGCGTGACGGGGGTAAGCGGCAGCGGCAAGTCCAGCTTCACCATCGACACGCTCTACGCCGCCGCCGCGCGGCACCTAAACGGCGCGCGGGTGATCGCCGGCGCGCACGACAAGGTGACGGGTCTCGATCATTGCGACAAGGTGATCGAGATCGACCAGTCGCCCATCGGCCGCACCCCGCGCTCCAACCCGGCCACCTACACCGGCGCCTTCACCCAGATCCGCGACTGGTTCGCCGGCCTGCCCGAAAGCCTCGCGCGCGGGTACAAGCCGGGCCGCTTCAGCTTCAACGTCAAGGGCGGGCGCTGCGAGGCGTGCAGCGGCGACGGGCTGATCAAGATCGAAATGCACTTCCTCCCCGATGTCTACGTCACCTGCGAGGAATGCCACGGCAAGCGGTACAACCGCGAAACGCTCGAAGTAAAGTTCAAGGGCCTCTCGATCGCCGACGTGCTCGACATGACGATCGAGGATGCCGAGGTCTTCTTCAAGGCGGTGCCCTCGATCCGCGAGAAAATGCACATGCTCAACGAGGTCGGGCTGGGCTACGTCAAGGTCGGCCAGCAGGCGACCACGCTTTCGGGCGGGGAGGCGCAGCGGGTGAAGCTGGCGAAGGAACTGGCCCGCCGCTCCACCGGGCAGACGCTCTACATCCTCGACGAACCGACCACCGGCCTGCACTTCGAAGACGTGCGCAAACTGCTCGAAGTGCTGCACCGGCTGGTGGAGCAGGGCAATTCGGTGGTGGTGATCGAACACAACCTCGACGTGATCAAGACCGCCGACTGGCTGCTCGACCTGGGCCCGGACGGCGGCGTGCGCGGCGGCGAGGTGGTGGCCGAAGGCACGCCGGAAAAGGTCGCGGCCACGCCGGGGAGCTACACGGGCGCCTACCTCGCGCCGATGCTGGCGAAAGCCTCCGGGCGCGCCCCCGCGCAGGCGGCGGCGGAGTAAACCTAAGATCCTCCCCGCGACAAAGTCGGGGGGGACTCGCAGAGGGCGCGAAGCGCCAGCGGGACCATCCGCAGGATGGTGGAGGGGCAGGTGCCTCCATCACAATTCCCGCTACCCCGCATAAACCGCGCAGTCAGGTTCCACGCAGAGACGCAGAGACGCGGAGAGCCTCTGCGCAGAAGCCGCCCTATCCGCCACCCGCAACTGGCGGCGGAGAACGCCCCGGTGCTGCGCGAGCCCCGCATGGCCTCGCGCTGCGCCGATCCGGAGGGCTTCTTGCTGATCGAGCGCGACCGCTTAGGCGGCATCGCGCGCGAGCGGATTGCCGATGCGATACTGGAAGCGCGGGTTTAGGGGAGTAAATCCTCTCCGGAACGTGGAGGGGAACCACCGAAGGTGGTG includes the following:
- the uvrA gene encoding excinuclease ABC subunit UvrA, whose product is MLTHISVKGAREHNLKGIDIELPRDSLIVITGLSGSGKSSLAFDTIYAEGQRRYVESLSAYARQFLEMMQKPDVEHIDGLSPAISIEQKTTSRNPRSTVATVTEIYDYMRLLWARVGVPYSPTTGLPIEAQTVSNMVDRVMALPEGTRLFLLAPAVRGRKGEYRRELAEWQKAGYTRVRIDGEMYGIEDAPALDKKFKHDIEVVVDRLAVKPGLETRLAESFEQALKLAEGLAYVDLADGVVAPLPLAGGAGGGPVEGSTSDTPTPDPSRKREGGLKGAGIPANRIVFSEKFACPVSGFTIEEIEPRLFSFNAPQGACPTCDGLGEKMLFDPQLVVPNEELTLKKGAVVPWAKSNPPSPYYMQVLGSLAKAYGFDLDTPWNALSEENRSVILYGTRGKRVPLTFRDGRKEYTVEKPFEGVIGNLNRRLVQTESAWMQEELSRYQTAQPCETCDGARLNEKARAVKLPGGVDISQPVRFSVSDALAWFTALPDSLTDTQNQIARAILKEIVERLGFLNNVGLDYLNLDRTSGTLSGGESQRIRLASQIGSGLSGVLYVLDEPSIGLHQRDNDRLLETLKRLRDLGNTVIVVEHDEDAIRAADHIVDLGPGAGVHGGEVVAEGTLKQILKAKRSLTADYLTGRREIAVPAKRRKGNGKKLTVHGARANNLRNVTASIPLGTFTCVTGVSGSGKSSFTIDTLYAAAARHLNGARVIAGAHDKVTGLDHCDKVIEIDQSPIGRTPRSNPATYTGAFTQIRDWFAGLPESLARGYKPGRFSFNVKGGRCEACSGDGLIKIEMHFLPDVYVTCEECHGKRYNRETLEVKFKGLSIADVLDMTIEDAEVFFKAVPSIREKMHMLNEVGLGYVKVGQQATTLSGGEAQRVKLAKELARRSTGQTLYILDEPTTGLHFEDVRKLLEVLHRLVEQGNSVVVIEHNLDVIKTADWLLDLGPDGGVRGGEVVAEGTPEKVAATPGSYTGAYLAPMLAKASGRAPAQAAAE